The sequence tttttttctcacgcAGGAATCTGCTAACCTCCCAGAACACAAGACTCCTCTGggcatatattaaaatatattgccCTCAAGATAGACGAATAATCAATTTACTAGAACTTTCCTGATTAGAAAGTGTTACCTCTGGCTAAAAATCCTGATCCACCATCACTAGCTATGAAATATCGGGCAACTTAACTCTTTTAATGTCTCCAATCAGGTTAATATCAATCATCTACTTCAAGGCCTGCTAGGGAGCCACATGAGGTTATTAATATAAAGCATACCCAACCAACAGTAGTACTAAATAAACCTTTGCTTTCAGGTAAAGAAACACTTGTTGCAAGTTTTACCACTGTCTCCACCCACGCCACATACACACTCAACTTCAGGAATCAGCCCTACACACAAAAACATATctgtaatatataaatacatattttttgaggaaggggtggagaacaacaggaagaaataaaagggaaagtgTTGCTTTGGGAAGATTAGAAATCCATTAGTTAATTACCTGTATCATGGATTAAACATCCTTATTTTTTAAGCAGTTGGTGTCGTACTATAAAAAAAGGTGCAGCAAATCCTGATCCAAAGTACAAAGTCATCATGGCTAGTAATCGCCACTTGTTTTCCACTGAAAATGGCAAATTCTGTTGGGAAAAGACAACAGGCAACAAGAAGAGCTTCAAATCATCTGATTTTATAGATCAACAATAAGTACACAGACAGAGGACagactttttttctattttacataatCTATCACTGCACCCTTTTAAAACATTACCTTTCCAACCCTATGACCTCCATCATACATAACactagaaagtaaaaaaataaataaaaaaaataaagtctggcTTTGTTGAGCAGTCGTCTTAAGAACTCAGGTGTAAAATAGTgaactttctctttaattttagaaaataaaaaatactctcCAAACGCA is a genomic window of Eptesicus fuscus isolate TK198812 chromosome 4, DD_ASM_mEF_20220401, whole genome shotgun sequence containing:
- the LOC103305247 gene encoding cytochrome c oxidase subunit 7C, mitochondrial, giving the protein MLGQSVRRFTTSVVRRSHYEEGPGKNLPFSVENKWRLLAMMTLYFGSGFAAPFFIVRHQLLKK